A single genomic interval of Peribacillus sp. FSL H8-0477 harbors:
- a CDS encoding MarR family transcriptional regulator, with protein MGAWGTGIFEDDTTCDVRGDFIDYLEEGKSVELATQIIVEEYSDKYSIDDDLEVMSLVYIGLSAIQLDKKCLQEQVRKNAIELIERGADLELWEEDEDDYEERKRVLSEFKQKLLTVK; from the coding sequence ATGGGTGCTTGGGGAACAGGAATATTTGAGGATGATACTACTTGTGATGTAAGAGGTGATTTTATTGATTACTTGGAAGAAGGTAAATCTGTAGAATTAGCCACTCAAATAATAGTAGAGGAATACTCAGATAAATATAGTATTGATGATGATTTGGAAGTAATGTCTTTAGTATATATTGGTCTTTCCGCAATACAGTTAGATAAAAAATGTCTTCAAGAACAAGTGCGTAAGAATGCTATTGAATTGATTGAACGTGGTGCAGACCTTGAGCTGTGGGAAGAAGATGAAGATGATTATGAAGAACGAAAAAGAGTGTTGAGTGAGTTTAAACAGAAGTTACTTACTGTTAAATAA
- a CDS encoding SDR family NAD(P)-dependent oxidoreductase produces the protein MKKLADKVVLITGGAGGIGAGMAKAMVKEGATVVIVDLSEERGRIVEKEIQQHSPNSMFIPFDLTKHDELPGLVEQVVSKYGKLNVLVNNAHVSRQVPFMETTKELLDLSFNTGYYPTFYLMQAAMPHLKETKGNIINFASGAGLNGQPTQAAYASAKEAIRGLTRVAANEHGRDGITINLISPIANSEGVQAWAKAQPEMYEGMLKGIPAGRLGDPEDDIGRVAVFLASEDSKYITGQTIMVDGGSIMLH, from the coding sequence TTGAAAAAGTTAGCAGATAAGGTTGTCTTAATTACTGGTGGCGCCGGTGGTATTGGTGCTGGAATGGCTAAAGCCATGGTAAAAGAAGGGGCGACTGTTGTTATTGTCGACTTGAGTGAAGAAAGAGGTCGAATCGTTGAGAAAGAAATTCAACAGCATTCACCAAATTCCATGTTTATTCCGTTTGATTTAACGAAACATGATGAACTGCCAGGATTGGTTGAACAAGTTGTCTCCAAGTACGGGAAATTAAATGTACTTGTTAACAATGCACACGTTTCTCGTCAAGTTCCATTTATGGAAACAACCAAAGAACTTCTAGATCTATCATTTAATACAGGTTACTATCCAACGTTTTATTTAATGCAGGCAGCAATGCCTCATTTAAAAGAAACAAAGGGTAACATTATTAACTTTGCTTCGGGCGCAGGCTTAAATGGGCAGCCGACACAAGCAGCATATGCTTCAGCAAAAGAAGCGATTCGCGGTTTGACGCGTGTTGCGGCGAACGAACATGGCAGAGATGGAATTACCATCAATTTAATCTCTCCTATCGCCAATTCTGAAGGCGTCCAAGCATGGGCTAAAGCACAACCGGAAATGTATGAAGGCATGTTAAAGGGAATCCCAGCTGGTCGTTTGGGTGATCCAGAAGACGATATCGGACGAGTAGCCGTATTCCTAGCATCTGAAGACAGTAAATACATTACTGGACAAACGATCATGGTCGACGGCGGCTCGATTATGCTGCATTAA
- a CDS encoding UvrD-helicase domain-containing protein → MAILESIKNLFMKSEEAKYYEQIQKYLKSITRKEKDLDSKIRSLTNQKALITDQQVQQIRDLYNKDYDYLRSNQVQAISVAAVAFFQREQKLSAKRLPKLNAQMVLLRNSFVPKLDSLDVLQAERNAFLTPYFQKVEQFLRIVKKLKSMYITTTHYEYLKKKYGELFTFFDDSSGETNNVATFMAIFKDLNRYIKDWNATYIQKELRENEAFFNDIDGKSLDIQQRTAIVTDEASNLILAGAGSGKTLTISGKVKYLVDKKNIKPEEILLISFTKKASIEMAERVVKRLGVKVDVKTFHKLGLEILAKNDQAKPEIFNSFQEVIHHYFQKEIYQHKTVIQKLVMFFGYYLTIPKSIEEFDTLGEYHEHTRDLDYETLKGKTDKQEYVRSAADELAKEYKTFHGETVKSYEEIIIANFLFLNGVEYVYERPYPHRTESIQYSQYKPDFYLPEFDLYIEHFGVNEQNRTPWLSEIEEKKYLEGMEWKRKLHEEKGTTLVETYSFYNNNGILLEKLEELLVANGVVFKEIDFRGVFDSIFDQTKDRYFHEFIKLISSFIQLFKSNGYDSTAFDEFHKENRKQNQSPFIRKRTELFFEVVRPIFDYYQSFLQKNEYIDFNDMINLATSIVQEGKVQFPYKYIIIDEYQDISKSRYHLVDAIRRKTHAKIVCVGDDWQSIYRFAGSDIQLFTKFEQYFGHYELLKIEQTYRNSQELITIAGDFVMKNKDQMVKNLQSTKQAAAPIRILEYQNDYLDSLKEAIAEIITIHGIETEIMLLGRNNFDVNDVLKSGEFVRKGKGEQVEIVYKKHPNIKLFFLTTHRAKGLEADNSILLNAQNSKSGFPNKMVDDPLLSWVLTKSDRFEFAEERRLFYVAITRTKNTTYILAPENKQSHFVKELKSNYDVSVEPAGQSVQTNPQCPRCQTGHLVLRGNNGKYGSFLGCTNYPQCGYTLKNTDVLTNPKICPGCGGYMIKRKGKYGSFYGCSNFPTCRRTEKVKEEFCR, encoded by the coding sequence ATGGCGATTTTAGAGAGTATTAAAAACTTATTTATGAAGTCAGAAGAAGCGAAGTATTACGAACAGATTCAAAAGTACTTAAAGAGCATTACAAGGAAAGAAAAGGATCTGGATAGCAAGATTAGAAGTCTTACGAATCAAAAAGCGTTGATTACCGATCAGCAGGTACAACAAATCCGTGATCTTTATAATAAAGACTATGATTATTTACGTAGTAATCAGGTGCAGGCTATTTCAGTAGCAGCGGTCGCGTTTTTTCAGCGTGAGCAAAAACTTAGTGCAAAACGGTTACCAAAGCTTAACGCACAAATGGTTTTGCTGCGGAATTCATTTGTTCCGAAGCTAGATTCATTGGATGTGTTGCAAGCGGAAAGGAATGCATTTCTCACTCCTTATTTTCAAAAGGTGGAGCAGTTTCTACGTATCGTTAAGAAGCTGAAAAGCATGTATATTACCACTACCCACTATGAGTATTTAAAGAAAAAATATGGGGAGCTGTTTACTTTCTTTGACGATTCATCAGGAGAGACAAACAATGTAGCGACCTTTATGGCGATTTTTAAAGACTTGAATAGGTATATAAAGGATTGGAATGCAACTTATATTCAAAAGGAATTACGGGAAAACGAGGCATTTTTTAATGATATTGACGGAAAATCGCTCGATATTCAACAGAGGACGGCAATTGTAACGGATGAGGCTAGCAACCTGATTCTCGCTGGGGCTGGAAGCGGAAAAACGCTGACCATATCGGGTAAGGTGAAATACTTAGTAGATAAGAAGAACATTAAACCGGAAGAAATTTTGCTCATTTCATTTACAAAAAAAGCGTCGATTGAAATGGCTGAACGGGTCGTTAAACGGCTTGGGGTTAAGGTGGATGTAAAAACGTTTCATAAGCTTGGTTTAGAAATTCTCGCGAAAAATGATCAAGCAAAACCTGAGATCTTCAATTCCTTTCAGGAAGTGATCCATCACTATTTTCAAAAAGAGATTTATCAACATAAAACGGTGATTCAGAAATTAGTCATGTTCTTTGGTTACTACCTAACAATTCCGAAAAGTATCGAAGAGTTTGATACTTTGGGGGAGTATCACGAACATACGCGAGACTTGGATTACGAGACCCTTAAAGGAAAAACGGATAAGCAGGAATATGTAAGAAGTGCGGCGGATGAGCTGGCAAAAGAGTATAAAACCTTTCATGGCGAGACGGTTAAGAGCTATGAAGAAATAATCATTGCGAACTTCTTGTTTCTAAATGGCGTAGAGTACGTCTATGAAAGGCCCTATCCACATCGGACAGAAAGCATACAATACAGTCAGTATAAACCTGATTTTTATTTACCAGAGTTTGATTTGTACATAGAACATTTCGGGGTCAATGAACAGAATAGAACGCCCTGGCTTAGTGAAATTGAGGAAAAGAAATACCTTGAAGGGATGGAGTGGAAACGGAAGCTTCATGAGGAAAAGGGGACAACATTAGTTGAAACGTATTCCTTCTATAATAATAACGGGATTTTACTTGAAAAATTAGAAGAACTGTTAGTGGCAAATGGGGTTGTATTTAAGGAAATCGATTTTCGTGGGGTCTTTGATTCCATTTTTGATCAAACCAAGGACCGCTATTTTCATGAGTTCATTAAACTGATTTCGAGCTTTATTCAATTGTTTAAATCGAACGGGTATGATTCGACTGCATTCGATGAGTTTCATAAGGAAAATAGAAAACAAAATCAAAGCCCCTTTATACGGAAACGAACAGAACTGTTTTTTGAAGTAGTACGTCCCATTTTTGATTATTATCAGTCGTTTCTGCAAAAAAACGAGTATATCGACTTCAACGATATGATTAATTTGGCCACTTCGATTGTACAGGAAGGAAAGGTTCAATTTCCTTATAAATATATCATTATTGACGAATATCAAGACATTTCTAAAAGTAGATATCATTTAGTTGATGCGATTAGGAGGAAAACACATGCGAAGATCGTATGTGTAGGGGATGATTGGCAGTCCATCTATCGTTTTGCGGGGAGTGATATTCAGCTATTTACAAAGTTTGAACAATACTTTGGTCACTATGAATTATTAAAGATTGAACAAACCTACCGGAATTCACAAGAGTTAATAACGATTGCCGGAGATTTTGTCATGAAGAATAAAGACCAAATGGTAAAGAATCTTCAATCAACGAAACAAGCTGCAGCCCCTATTCGAATATTGGAATACCAGAATGATTATCTCGATTCACTGAAAGAAGCCATTGCTGAGATTATTACGATTCATGGTATAGAGACAGAAATCATGTTATTAGGGCGCAATAATTTTGATGTGAATGATGTGCTTAAGAGTGGGGAGTTCGTCAGAAAAGGGAAGGGGGAGCAGGTAGAGATTGTCTATAAAAAGCATCCAAACATTAAATTGTTCTTTTTAACGACCCACCGAGCAAAAGGGTTAGAAGCCGATAACAGTATTCTTCTTAATGCTCAAAATAGTAAGAGTGGTTTTCCTAATAAGATGGTAGATGATCCGCTGCTTTCCTGGGTCTTGACGAAGAGTGATCGATTTGAATTTGCTGAAGAAAGACGTTTGTTCTATGTTGCCATTACGAGAACGAAGAACACTACATATATATTAGCACCAGAGAATAAACAGTCACATTTTGTGAAAGAATTAAAGAGTAATTATGATGTGTCTGTTGAGCCAGCAGGGCAGAGCGTTCAAACGAATCCTCAATGTCCAAGGTGTCAAACTGGACATCTTGTGCTGAGAGGGAACAATGGTAAATACGGTTCATTCCTCGGCTGTACGAACTATCCTCAATGCGGTTACACACTTAAAAATACAGATGTGTTAACCAATCCGAAGATCTGTCCAGGCTGTGGCGGGTATATGATCAAACGGAAAGGGAAGTACGGCAGTTTTTATGGATGCAGTAATTTTCCGACTTGCCGGAGAACAGAGAAGGTGAAGGAAGAATTTTGTCGTTAG
- a CDS encoding DUF2716 domain-containing protein: MKNWIPFSEEEYAQIWDRIHRDFKFEPSISKFPSFQVPQPFVTYDISDFFGESADLDAYDNLEERALDAFKECILDDEYILALNYQHDCFWVNPHLTFERDEWGEWKIPIFPNGDYYFFIHKDFKFGFLGHPWERSITIFGKEFINAFDKQKPSMFRKVLRHS, encoded by the coding sequence ATGAAAAACTGGATTCCGTTTTCTGAAGAAGAGTACGCACAAATTTGGGACAGGATACATAGAGATTTTAAATTCGAACCTAGTATTTCTAAGTTCCCATCTTTTCAGGTACCACAGCCTTTTGTAACATATGATATTTCTGATTTTTTCGGGGAATCAGCTGATTTAGATGCTTATGATAACCTTGAAGAGAGAGCATTAGATGCATTTAAAGAGTGCATTTTGGATGACGAATATATCCTGGCACTGAATTACCAGCATGATTGTTTTTGGGTAAATCCACATTTAACATTCGAAAGAGATGAATGGGGAGAATGGAAAATACCCATCTTTCCGAATGGTGATTACTACTTCTTTATCCATAAGGATTTTAAATTTGGCTTTCTAGGGCACCCATGGGAAAGAAGCATTACTATATTTGGAAAAGAATTCATAAATGCTTTTGATAAACAGAAGCCAAGTATGTTTCGTAAGGTTTTAAGACACAGCTAA
- a CDS encoding DUF1643 domain-containing protein produces the protein MPITYPHYVKTPTHCVIEHLSGEMISRKIITGQLENQYHKKMLFILMNPSKANEHDSDNTLNKCASVAFTSIPHLEIGEISIVNVYPFYESSASHLNSVLHDVKSKSKEFYYKEMFANLRTVQEAVKSADYILLGTGGIPGSIIDKEEYTFILDTIVSYVESFHGTVFLGTSTKYHDKYVYMDKYSYHICPNGNPNTIDKIKLHKVQNGKFISIQEDDYSIKAPLLI, from the coding sequence ATGCCAATTACCTATCCTCACTATGTTAAGACGCCAACCCATTGTGTCATCGAACATTTATCCGGTGAAATGATATCGAGAAAAATAATTACTGGACAGTTAGAGAATCAGTATCATAAAAAAATGCTTTTTATTTTAATGAACCCAAGTAAAGCGAATGAGCATGATTCGGATAATACACTTAATAAATGTGCCAGCGTTGCCTTTACTAGTATTCCACACTTAGAAATTGGTGAAATTAGCATCGTGAATGTGTACCCATTCTATGAATCAAGTGCTAGTCATTTAAATAGTGTGTTACATGATGTGAAAAGTAAATCAAAAGAATTTTACTATAAAGAGATGTTTGCGAATTTAAGAACTGTACAGGAAGCGGTTAAATCAGCTGACTATATCCTATTAGGAACAGGTGGGATACCGGGATCTATCATAGATAAGGAAGAATATACATTTATCCTAGATACCATTGTGAGTTACGTGGAGAGTTTTCATGGAACTGTCTTTCTCGGAACCAGTACAAAGTATCATGATAAATACGTTTACATGGACAAATATTCCTATCATATTTGTCCAAATGGAAACCCAAATACTATTGATAAAATTAAGCTTCATAAGGTACAGAATGGTAAGTTCATCTCTATCCAAGAAGACGATTATTCCATAAAAGCCCCACTACTCATTTAA
- a CDS encoding acetamidase/formamidase family protein has product MEAKQTVFVNEFTNGILDPAQEMLGPVKDGGHVVANTAPGCWGPMITPSIRGGHEVTKPVFVEGAELGDAIAIKIKSIQVTSSATSSGNDQTVEGRFEGDPFVAGICPGCGTKNPETVIEGIGQEAIRCASCGEDVTPFIFTNGYTLAFDSNRTVGVTLHKEAAEHIAHDGRTYMATPEHSVQNPIVTFAPHDLVGTVARLRPFLGQFGTTPSRPFPDSHNAGDFGQFLIDAPHENGLTREQLSDRTDGHMDINRVREGAVLICPVKVPGGGVYLGDMHAMQGDGEIAGHTADVAGVVTFQVIVIKGLTIDGPILLPVEEDLPYLAKPITKKEKETARSVADQWGVAKLEESLPISFIGTGADLNEATDNGLQRAADALAITIPEVMNRATITGSIEIGRHPGVVTITFLCPVKYLNKMGITQLVKDQYSHTSVGSF; this is encoded by the coding sequence ATGGAAGCAAAGCAAACGGTTTTTGTGAATGAATTTACCAATGGAATCTTAGATCCTGCTCAAGAAATGCTGGGACCCGTAAAGGATGGCGGGCATGTTGTCGCGAATACGGCTCCGGGGTGCTGGGGACCTATGATTACCCCGTCAATCCGGGGCGGTCATGAAGTGACCAAGCCTGTTTTTGTCGAGGGAGCCGAGTTGGGAGATGCGATTGCGATTAAGATTAAGTCGATTCAAGTGACCTCTTCCGCTACCTCATCAGGAAATGATCAAACGGTAGAGGGGCGATTTGAGGGAGATCCCTTTGTTGCTGGAATATGCCCTGGATGTGGGACGAAGAATCCGGAGACGGTGATTGAAGGAATCGGTCAAGAGGCCATTCGTTGTGCCAGTTGTGGTGAGGATGTGACGCCATTTATCTTTACAAACGGGTATACGCTGGCTTTTGATTCGAATCGAACGGTGGGAGTTACCTTACATAAAGAGGCAGCTGAACATATTGCACATGATGGACGAACCTATATGGCAACACCTGAACATTCGGTTCAGAATCCAATTGTGACGTTTGCTCCACATGATTTAGTCGGTACGGTTGCAAGACTGCGTCCATTTTTAGGCCAATTCGGTACAACCCCTTCAAGACCGTTTCCTGACTCGCACAACGCAGGCGATTTTGGTCAATTTTTGATCGATGCTCCACATGAAAACGGTCTAACGAGGGAGCAATTATCGGATCGGACCGACGGGCATATGGATATTAACCGTGTGCGCGAGGGAGCGGTTTTAATTTGCCCAGTAAAAGTCCCAGGCGGTGGTGTCTATCTGGGTGATATGCATGCGATGCAAGGGGATGGAGAAATCGCTGGCCATACAGCGGATGTGGCTGGGGTTGTTACCTTCCAGGTTATCGTCATTAAAGGACTGACGATTGATGGGCCGATTTTATTACCCGTTGAAGAAGATCTTCCATATCTAGCCAAGCCGATTACCAAGAAAGAAAAAGAGACAGCCCGGAGTGTTGCAGATCAATGGGGAGTCGCGAAACTGGAAGAATCGCTGCCCATCTCGTTTATTGGAACCGGAGCGGATTTAAATGAAGCAACAGATAACGGACTGCAGAGAGCAGCAGATGCTCTTGCGATAACGATCCCAGAAGTGATGAATCGAGCAACCATAACAGGATCAATTGAAATTGGCAGACATCCAGGCGTCGTAACGATTACTTTCTTATGTCCTGTAAAGTATCTGAATAAAATGGGGATTACACAGCTCGTAAAAGATCAGTATAGTCATACTAGCGTGGGATCCTTTTAA
- the gucD gene encoding alpha-ketoglutaric semialdehyde dehydrogenase GucD, whose product MNIKTDEKTYLNYINGKWVAASNQKVNTSINPANRHEIVGYVQQSEKEDVDQAVRVAKEAQVSWKKLTGAARGEYLYKAANAIERRMDEIAETMTREMGKTFPEAKGETARGVAILRYYAGEGMRKVGDVIPPSDADALMFTTRVPLGVVGVITPWNFPVAIPIWKIAPALIYGNTVILKPAQEAAVTAAKVLECFDEAGFPVGTINMVTGPGSVIGQAITDHPDINGVTFTGSDSVGKSIGLGAFKRGAKYQLEMGGKNPVIVANDADLNQAVEATISGGLRSTGQKCTATSRVIVQSDVYEEFKNKLIEKIKEIKVGNGLNEDVWMGPCASENQLNTVLSYVKKGIEEGATLIHGGKRIEEEGLADGFFMEPTVFENVNNKMTIAQEEIFGPVLALIKVETLEEAVHIANDVKFGLSASIFTKNIGHMLSFINEMDAGLVRINAESAGVELQAPFGGMKQSSSHSREQGEAAKEFYTSIKTIFVKP is encoded by the coding sequence ATGAATATAAAAACTGACGAAAAAACGTATCTAAACTATATCAATGGTAAATGGGTAGCTGCATCTAATCAAAAGGTTAATACGAGCATCAACCCAGCCAATCGTCATGAAATCGTCGGGTATGTACAACAGTCTGAAAAAGAAGATGTGGATCAAGCTGTTCGTGTTGCGAAAGAAGCACAAGTATCTTGGAAGAAACTGACTGGTGCTGCCCGTGGAGAGTATTTGTATAAAGCCGCGAACGCAATCGAGCGACGTATGGACGAGATTGCGGAGACGATGACTCGTGAAATGGGAAAAACGTTTCCCGAAGCAAAAGGGGAAACAGCTAGAGGTGTCGCCATCCTCCGTTATTATGCAGGAGAAGGGATGAGGAAAGTAGGGGATGTGATTCCGCCATCGGATGCTGATGCATTGATGTTCACTACGCGTGTTCCCCTTGGAGTGGTCGGGGTGATTACTCCTTGGAATTTCCCAGTAGCAATCCCTATCTGGAAAATAGCACCGGCACTCATTTATGGAAATACCGTTATTCTGAAACCAGCTCAAGAAGCTGCGGTGACTGCAGCCAAAGTATTGGAATGTTTTGACGAGGCAGGGTTTCCAGTGGGTACGATTAACATGGTAACAGGACCGGGGTCTGTCATAGGTCAGGCAATTACCGATCATCCGGATATTAATGGTGTGACATTCACGGGATCTGACTCGGTCGGTAAATCAATTGGACTAGGCGCATTCAAGCGTGGTGCTAAATATCAGTTAGAAATGGGTGGGAAGAATCCCGTAATTGTTGCCAATGATGCGGACTTAAATCAGGCAGTAGAAGCAACCATTAGTGGGGGCCTCCGTTCTACGGGACAGAAATGTACAGCTACAAGCCGGGTAATCGTACAAAGTGACGTGTATGAGGAGTTCAAAAATAAACTTATTGAAAAGATAAAGGAAATAAAAGTTGGAAATGGTTTGAATGAAGATGTATGGATGGGACCGTGTGCAAGTGAGAATCAACTTAATACAGTCCTTTCTTACGTAAAGAAAGGAATAGAAGAAGGCGCAACATTGATTCATGGCGGTAAACGAATAGAAGAAGAGGGATTAGCTGATGGATTCTTTATGGAACCCACTGTCTTCGAAAACGTAAATAACAAAATGACTATTGCCCAAGAGGAAATTTTCGGACCAGTGCTCGCCCTTATTAAAGTTGAGACTCTTGAAGAGGCCGTCCACATCGCAAACGACGTAAAATTCGGACTAAGTGCTTCTATTTTCACTAAAAATATCGGTCACATGCTTTCATTTATTAATGAGATGGATGCGGGTCTCGTGCGAATTAACGCTGAATCTGCTGGAGTTGAACTGCAAGCCCCATTCGGAGGAATGAAACAATCCAGCTCCCACTCCCGTGAGCAAGGAGAAGCGGCAAAAGAGTTTTACACGTCTATTAAAACGATATTTGTAAAGCCCTAA
- a CDS encoding fumarylacetoacetate hydrolase family protein, producing the protein MRIIRYSNDHSKATLAAVTNEGEVYPLPQEGLIQLIQEANEQKVSPLSFIENFLSKSVSIPNSLDDLSLLVPIIAEEVWAAGVTYERSRDARNYEATDGKLDATTFYDKIYEAERPEIFFKSTAARTVGPDQEVYLRSDSNWQIPEPELGLVINREGEILGYTIGNDMSCRDIEGENPLYLPQAKMWKNSCSIGPAILLAESVEDPYNFDITCKIYRNGELKVEGKANTSQLKRKYDELVSFLIRDNEIFDGTVLLTGTCIIPENDFTLLDGDQIEIEVSDIGILKNRVKLPNKILI; encoded by the coding sequence ATGCGTATTATCCGATATTCAAATGACCATTCAAAAGCAACGCTAGCAGCTGTTACAAATGAGGGGGAAGTGTACCCGCTTCCTCAAGAAGGATTGATTCAATTAATCCAAGAGGCAAACGAACAAAAAGTTTCTCCACTTTCTTTTATTGAAAATTTTCTTTCTAAATCAGTGTCTATTCCAAATTCTTTAGACGATTTATCGTTACTCGTTCCCATTATAGCTGAAGAAGTCTGGGCTGCTGGTGTTACATATGAGCGTAGCCGCGATGCACGTAACTATGAAGCAACTGATGGAAAGCTTGATGCCACTACTTTCTATGACAAGATCTATGAAGCTGAACGCCCAGAAATCTTCTTTAAATCTACGGCTGCTCGAACAGTTGGCCCAGATCAAGAGGTGTATTTGCGTAGTGACTCGAATTGGCAGATTCCTGAGCCTGAATTGGGCTTAGTCATTAATCGAGAAGGTGAAATCCTTGGATACACAATCGGGAATGATATGAGTTGTCGTGACATTGAAGGAGAGAATCCTCTTTATCTACCACAAGCAAAAATGTGGAAAAATTCTTGTTCGATTGGTCCAGCCATTCTCCTTGCCGAGTCCGTGGAAGATCCTTATAACTTCGACATCACATGTAAAATCTACCGGAATGGCGAGCTTAAAGTAGAAGGAAAAGCAAATACCAGCCAGTTGAAAAGAAAATATGATGAATTAGTATCCTTCCTCATTCGTGACAATGAAATTTTTGACGGGACTGTCTTGTTGACTGGTACGTGTATTATTCCTGAGAATGACTTTACCTTATTGGATGGCGATCAGATTGAAATTGAAGTTTCTGATATTGGTATTTTGAAAAATCGTGTAAAACTACCAAATAAAATTTTAATTTAA
- a CDS encoding IclR family transcriptional regulator produces the protein MPVIQSVDRALRILDLFDEHTTELKITDISKQLGLHKSTIHSLLKTLLNHGYISQNPENGKYGLGMKLFERGNYVIQSLDVRELSKKYLLDLSEKTGQTTHLVILDGKEGVYIDKVEGPMAVIRYSKIGKRIPLHCSAVGKALIAFKDSEEIKAILHEYVYLKQTEFTITDESEFMEELQHVQSQGYAIDNQENEPGVRCIAAPIRNHENKVIAAISLSTLVGRINESQLHIFIEQLKQATFQLSEQMGNGIPSS, from the coding sequence ATGCCTGTTATTCAATCAGTAGATCGTGCGCTTCGTATTCTCGATTTGTTTGACGAACATACAACAGAATTGAAGATAACAGATATCAGTAAACAGTTAGGGCTTCACAAAAGTACGATTCATTCTTTATTGAAAACGCTTTTAAATCATGGCTATATCAGCCAAAATCCTGAGAATGGGAAGTATGGATTGGGAATGAAGCTTTTTGAAAGAGGGAACTATGTCATTCAGTCCTTGGATGTTCGAGAGTTATCAAAAAAATACTTACTGGATTTATCGGAAAAAACCGGACAGACCACTCACTTGGTGATACTGGACGGAAAAGAAGGGGTCTATATTGATAAAGTAGAAGGGCCGATGGCTGTCATTCGTTATTCAAAAATAGGGAAGCGAATTCCACTTCACTGCTCCGCGGTTGGGAAAGCGTTAATCGCCTTTAAAGATTCGGAAGAAATCAAAGCCATTCTACATGAATATGTCTACTTAAAACAAACGGAGTTTACGATTACAGATGAATCAGAATTTATGGAAGAGCTTCAACACGTTCAATCTCAAGGGTACGCAATTGATAATCAGGAAAACGAGCCTGGTGTTCGCTGTATCGCAGCACCTATTCGAAATCATGAGAATAAAGTGATTGCAGCGATTAGCCTATCTACATTAGTAGGTCGCATCAATGAGTCTCAGTTACACATCTTCATTGAACAACTGAAACAGGCAACCTTCCAATTATCAGAACAAATGGGAAATGGGATACCAAGTTCATAA